TCAAagaaactatttatttttaaaaatatatatatttttttttactaaagttatgtaattttgtaaaaaagaatttttttttttaattttacccAATAAAGATTAGTCAAACTTGTCGGTTTGGTTAGATTAAACCAATTTTACTATTGCCTCTTTCCCCCCAAATTCACATCAATTTTGTAAGTATGAATTCTTTGATGAGATTGGATCAGCATGATTTCAGTTTGTTTTTATTGTTCTATGTAAGCTGGTACGGTTGTATTATTCCTTTGCTAAAATCAAAGGTATTACATTTGTTTATATAGGCTCGAGATGGTAACAGCGGATTGAGCGGTGTAGGTCAAGTGAATTAGATACAACATACGATTTAACTGCAATTTGTATAAGAGAAACGCATGCTGCGGAACAACTGCGGTTCGTCTAAAGTATGCGGTTTAAAACAAAGTATGAATGGTGACATATAATGAATGGTGTAACTGCgggatacatataatatatttattttttacaaactAAAAGTTCAATGATActaatatagtttttaaaaatataaattttattttaaaaactattttctatatctAAAAACCTGCGGTTCGTCTAAAATAAGCGGTTCAAAACAATATATGAATGGTGACATATATAATGAACAATGTACATGCgggatatatataatatatttatatcataaaaactaaaaatcagcgatactaatataattttaaaaaatattttatatatctgaaatatgaaatttaatatgCTATTACTGGATTTTATaaccaatattttattttatttttagaaaaaatataattatttttgcttacaaaattaaataaattataatatttatgatAATTCAAATGTATACAAAGCTatttaatatatcaaaatattataaaattttagtaaataaatgTGTATATTACTTAATAATTCAAAGTTAATTAAAAGTATCTTTTCACttgtaaaaactattttttgttaagTATGCATATGAGTATGATATAAAATTTAGTGTACtgttattgatatatatatatttaatatattcaaaattttgtgcAATAGTcaaccaaaagaaagaaaaaaacaaattaaaaaaaaagttctcttgaatagtatttttttttcacgtcaaaaggctattctattactcaaacttgaggtggtctgggtaaccaaaccggaatagaacaaccaataaaatgcAACTCCCTATGGAAAGATCTAGCaatcttagctaaaaaatcagaAGTCTGATTGCGCGCCCGTGGAACATGAGTGATTTTGAAGTCCGGAAAGCATATCTGTAACGTttctatcctctccaattccgTCGTAAAGCTTGGGGCtcctttatcattgcaatcagttCCTTACAGTCTGTCCCGAACCTCTGACATGTTGAATGTTGAAGCATGTTCTTCATCGCCCATCGCAGTGCTTGTACTTCCGAATGCAAAGCTGATTCGCGTCGCGGAAATTTTTTTGTCCCCATAAGTTGAATGTTCCCAGCACCatacccatccacatccactaaagtGAGCCGAtgatgtccaagatccatctagcaagcaaatattacccaagcttatggCTTGGAGTTCCTCAGGATTATTTTCTTGTACCGCTTCATTGGCATCAAACCAGCTTGACATTCACTTTCTGCATGTCGAACTAGATCCAAAGGATCTTTATCTATTCCCCTGAAAAGTTTTTCATTCatagccttccaaatataccatattatccagggataaggatccctaTCTTGCTCTGGCACAATAATATTGTTTTTCCTCCAGAATAGATAGTCCATATTTGTGTAGACGCTTGATACCGGAAAAATATATGTGCTTGTTGGAGTTGATGACAGAGACCAAACTTGGAGAGCTGGTGGACATTCGAAAATGGCATGGGTTACAATCTCTTCTAtttctccacatcttgggcagtagTTGTCACACCTCATATTGCGCCTTGTTAAGTTCCTTGTTACTGCCACATGATCAGTTaacaattgccatataagataaCATATCTTCGTAGGCGCCTTTAAGTTCCACGCAAAATCCTGGAGCTTTGAAATACTTGGCTCCAAAACTTCTTTTCGTCCGcgatctttaataaattctgaGCCACCCAATATCTAGATTTGTGTATTGGTCATTCCTTGTGTAGTTCCAGCAGAATGTATCACGACGATGAGttgagcttatggccaaactccttaTGAGTGGTATGTCTTCAGGATTAACATAGTTTTCCAATAGACCAACATCCCAATCCTTCGATCCCTGATTAGTGAGGTCGCTGACTCTCATATTAGGATGCATAACTGGTGCTATGGGGGCAGCTGGTCGCGCAGAGGTTGTTGGAATCCACAGATCCTCCCACACCTTAACTTCATAACCAGAATGTATCTTCTGTCTGATTCCCAGTAGTAGCAGTTTCCTTGCAGCAGAAATGCTAGTCCACACATAGGATGGACTGCTAGCAGTGTTTACTCTTAGTGGAGAGCTCAATCTATAATATCTTCCCTTTAATACTCGGGCCaccaaagaatcaggaaattgTACTAGTCTCCATAGTTGTTTTGCCAATAGTGCCAGATTaaactcatggatcatacggaaACCAATCCCATCCTCCTCTTTTGGTAATCATACTTTTTTTCCATTTCGCCCAGTGTATTCCTCTCTTTGGTGGATTagaactccaccagaattggACGATGGCACTGGATAggttttcacatatctccaaagggagcaggaaaGTAGATATAACGTATGTCGGAAGAGCGAGCAAAATGGACTTAATCAGTACTTCCTTTCCACCTTTTGAAAGTCATCCACCtgtccatccattcactctatgCATCAACTTGTCCTTTAAAAAAGCAAAAATTTTGCATTTAGATCCACTTATGTCTTCGGGGATGCCTAGGTAAGTTCTCATTCCTCCTTCATTCTGTATTCCAAGTGCATCTTTAATATCTTGTCTACTAGTTGCATTAATCCgtttaccaaagagtaaggatGATTTATCAAAATTGATACATTGACCTGATGCTTTGCCATATTTACTGACTACTTTCGTTACTTCTTCGACATATTCTGGCTTCTTATTATTTTCAGGTGCGTTCACTTATATACAGTGTCATCTTTGAACCGCACTTTTTAttctctatttattttatttttgtaataaataagATTTACAAACTAACAAACAAGGTGACTGGAAGCAAGCTTTTGGTCCCGCATAGCGGAATGGGTAAACCGTTTGAAACATTCATTGCCATAGTAAAGCCTAAAATAGATAAAAGAGATAAAATAGCAAATACACACATTAGATATTCAAACTTGaatttgggttttgatttgttagttAGATTTCATGTTCACTAACTTAAtcttataaaacaaatatatgttagatcttttatattgataaaaaataatttaaaaaatatattttaaagtatattatttagtttgaattgaccaaacaataataatttttctCTTTAACTTCCTGGTCAAAATGTGGAATAAATTCACAATTATTATTGACAAGAATTAAAGACTCTATTAGTGCACCattgaaaaatgaaacttgtgtttctcattattttttctataaaaaggTTTATTAGCATTATAGAAAAACAAAcattcaacaacaacaaaaagttaCTCTCTCCcacttgaatatttttattagtttattttttttatgtctgAGAGTACAACACAAAAGTTAAGTTCCACGGGTTCTGTTTTTCGGTGATGGGAGACAAAAACATATGCAATTGTATCTTGGGAGATTGAGCGCTATGAAATCGTCACATTATAGGCGTTTAAAGATTTAATGAAAGATATTAACAATCTTTACTCTGCAATTCTTTTTTATCAGTTTATTTCGGTATtgtaattttgatttatgttcttattaCTTTTACAAATATTAGTTGTTCATATTATAAGGTTTATACGCTCTTAAATCTTTCAATATTGTTTATGCTTTGCATTAACAATACTGATATTtgttaaaagttattttttttaaaaacaggTTGATCCGGACATGTGGTGGAATCGATATGAATCTGTTGTTGCGTCAAgttttcttatctttttatCTTTAAACCAAGTGCTCTTGGCTTAGTGGTAAAGGGGTTACAGCTGGAGCTTCCATCCTGGGTTCAATTTTCCTTGGCCATTCTTAGACGCTTAAATGGCAAGAAAACCCGGATTTCCAGCCTCTTGTTGTTTAGTCATTGTGTCTAGAAAGCCTTTGAAATCATACcaagattatcaaaaaaaaaagaagttttctTATCTTTAGGCTTACATATGTTCTTGAAGGATcggttgaaattttaaaataattcgcCTGCATTTGGTGATGTTTGCTTGTGAATCGCATGACTTAATTGGTTATTAGCTTTATTCTCTTTAGTCAACATTGGTTATTGATTCCTTTGGCTCATCTTTGGAAAGCATAATTTTCTCGTTTTAGGGtttgactggttcaaacgcagcggttgcagttgcgggagtttgcggttgcgggtagttgcggtttctagcggttttaagagatttgtacgactggttctgcggttagaaattggtgcatttgcgggatacttatgactggttaactaccaatacataagcggttaaataataaattaacaatatttacattttatataattataaaaatattaaaaattacaataaatataaaaattatatttcgaaatttatagttttaatttttttaattatagaaaatatttttattttaaaattttataatattaattaaaatataatagataaattttagtatttttataattccaattttaaaattttattgaattttttatctttgattttatattgttttgaaaaaagaaaaaaaaattatcctcccgcaaccgcaaccgaaAACACTAACtagaaccagcttttgaatttatgaggtttagaacggtttgaaaCGGTTTaaagcgatttgagtgattgttgcaaaacgccaacaaccgctaccaaccgcaaaagctgcttTTGCGGGTGGTAGTCGGAAAACTATTCTTGCCCTTAATAACTGATTCGCTATTAGTTAATAGATTGCtgcaactttgtttttttttttttttgcgtctCGTAATAATAATTAACGTTCATTGCTTTGTATTTTGTCAACGGTTTGTTTTCTCTTATTGTCATGTTTTTTGATTAacaggatttttttttttgaaaagaaaaatctttgGCTTATTTGGTTCCACTTCAATCACTCGTTTGTACTATTATTGTTTATCGTTCGATTTTCAAATCTTTACGTTtggaaaaatcaatatatatgattttatttttgacacTGGATAGTATTGTTAAGTTTTCTAGGCAAAGAATTTGAAATAAAGAAAactaaccaaacaaaagtagaaaATTGATATACCAGTACGGATCCGATCCAAAGTAAAGTAACACACACCTATTTTGCGtatgaatgaataaaaaattttcatataaaaatttcGTATTTGTTTCTAGAATAGTTGAATCTCAAGTGAGATAATCTTCGTATTAATCCAAAAACACCACGCTTCATACTGAATTGAGAACGATTGCCACTTTCTTTTAATACTCTAGTAGGAGTCACCGAGACAAGACAACTCTTTATATTGCTCTATTGATAATAACAGAGTTAAAAAGATTACCGTTCCATATAATTTCATGATGCCTTTCAAAGTAACCATAGTTTGCATCAAGAACTTCATCACCATCAAATGAAGAACCATCAACGATTGAAGCCAGTAAGACTCGTCGCCACCATTCACAGTAGATCTGTCAATTACCTCTTCTAAACGGTTCAATTAAACCGAAGTATTTGTTTTACCAAATCCATTGGAAGAAACATACAaaagaacaataaaaaaaagcTTTTTCAGATTTAAAGTAAATTGGCAATCAAACAAACCAAGTGTCTGGAAgtaaaacaaatcaaagaaaaagaagcaaaacgAATCAAACAAGCCGATGTCCAAGCTATAGAAGCCTCGGTCCATCGgcttgaaactataaaaaatctctctctctttcttgacggttagggtttctgatgattcaatatataagattatattAGAAAAAATTGGCAAAACACCACAGAAAAACAACTACATTGTCCATCTACCATAAATCCTTTTTTGGTCTGATTTGGACTTAGATACCCCTGGCCAACttaaaaaattcatatcaattttttaagagtcagaaaattatgaaaaaatattcaaaatgtaCATAAACATGGAACaatcatatgaaaaataatCTGGTTGACTAAATATTAGTGAaacataatttcatattttgatctTCGGATAGCAGAAAACAAAATCTACTAACTACGGCTATGTAGATCGTAGTTTCGGTTAACTACATAGATATCTGGCGCTTACAGATGTTAAAATCTACGATTTGGTAATCGGTCTACTACCGCAGAAAGAAAAGGTTACGGTTTTGCTTACAATCTGAAACACGAAAGATTTCATGAACTACTGTTTCCTATATATCTACTGGCTGGGAATCACAGAATCTGCAAGTTACTAATAATCTACCATGGTAATATTTCGTTATCTACTAAGATACTATAACCTATCTCTGCCGGATTATACATTCTGCCGGATTATACATTCTGCCGTCGTATCTACCATCATATTACAATCTACTGGCAGCTGAATGCATGTTCTGCCAAATTCgaaatattttggaaaatattcCTTAAATCTCTCCAAAATctgttgaaaaatattttgtaaatcttTATTTTCCCAAATTTTACGTGTTTcctaaagttattttttttttaaataaccgtgatctctctcttcttcttcacatgtTCTTGATTAATTTTGAAACCACCCCAAAAATTTGAATCCATTGTTGAAGAACATGCATATCTATGCCTCTTGTGGAGTGTGGAAATTTGATCCCTGTAAAGGATGGGGATTTGCTTTTGATAAGGAAAAAGGAGGTAGAGTACTGGCTGTGGAATTGACAAGTTCCTTTGAAGATCTAAGGACTACGACTTTTGAGGATTTTGGAATTGACCAAAACGATGTCGAGCTTGAGTTAAGCTACTTACCTATGGAGTTAATCAGTACGATAGACTGTCCCCCAGTTATCATTGGGAAGGATCGGCAAGTCAAGAATTTTCTTACATATGTACGTGgaaaagcttctacaaagttGTGTGTGTCTATTTCACCTGCCAATGGAAATAGCGACAACATTGAGCTTGATGGGGAGCAATCTAAATCGCCTTTCAGAGAGCTAGGTGAGCCTTCCTCGTTTTCACCACGAGATGGCATTGCTAGTTCATCTGAATCGAGGAAGGATGTTGAAGACGAATGTAACTCGAATGCCTCGGAAGAAGATAAAGATGTTGACTTATGTGGAAAAGAAGACGATAGGGGAAAAAGTGTTCGGTTCTCTTTGAAGGATGTTGTGAAGAGGGGTGAAAcgtttcaaaacaaatcaaagttGAAAGCAGCATTGGAAATGTCAGCAATGAAGAATAACTTCGATTACAAAGTGGTGAATTCAGATAGAAAACTTTGGTACATCCGATGTGTGGACAACAAGTGTAAGTGGAGTGTTCGTTCTGAGGGGTTATCGGGATCCACATATTTCATCATCAAAAATTATGTGGCGGATCATACATGTGCTGCGTCAAATATGAATAATGGTTGTCAGACAGCTTCTGCAAAAACTATTGGGAGTCTAATAATGCATAGGTATGATGGTGTCAAAGAAGGTCCCAAAGCTAATGATATCATACATATTATGAGAATGGAACATGGATGTGAGATATCTAAATCATTAGCGTGGGATGCTCGTGAGTATGCAATTAGTCTGGTTATAGGCATTCCCGAGCAGAGTTTTGACAAAATTCTGAAATACTTGCACATGCTGAAAGAAGCTAATCCTGGAACACACACCTTTTACGAAACCGATGTTGATGGTAAATTCAGATTTCTCTTCGTTTCGTTTGGGCAATCAGTATGAGGTTTTCATACAGCCATGCGAAAAGTTCTTGTTGTTGATGGGACATTTTTGAATAGCAAATACAAAGGGGTGTTACTTGTTGTGACAACTTTAGATGGAAACTCCAACTTGTATCCTATTGCATTTGTGGTTGTGGACTCAGAAAATGATCGTTCATGCGATTGGTTTTTCAGACAACTAAAGGTTGTTGTTCCGGATGAGCATGCTCTTGCTTTTGTGTCAGACAGAAATAACTCACTTTGTAAGGCACTTGAGAATGTGTATCCTCTTTCTCAACATGGAATTTGTATTCACcatttgttgaataatgtgGTCACACATTACAGAGGAAAGGGAGTGGTTGGATTGATTGCAAAAGCTTCTAAAGCTTATAGAGTTGTTGATTTTCAGAAGCGATTCCACGCTGTGTGCAATATTAGTCCAGCTATTGGAAAATATTTAACAGATGCAGATGTTACAAAGTGGGCTCGCTGTCAGTTTCAAGGATACAGGTACGACATCAGGACGAGGCTGAATCAATAAACTCTGCTTTGCGCTCACCAAGAGAGTATCCAGTCATTCCTTTGTTGGATAGCATCAGAGAAATGCTTACCCGTTGGTTCTTCGAACGACGCACACGACGCAGGAAGCACACAAAACCATTAACTATTGCCATCGAGAAAAAGATAGATAGACAGATTAACAAGGGTAAACCGTTTCTTGTCCAGCCAGTTAACGAGCATCGTTTTTTGGTTCGTGGAGATACAATCGACTGCCTGGTTGATTTGGACAGAAGAACCTGCTCATGTGGAAAATACGACCTACTGAAAATCCCATGTAGACACGCAATCAAGGCTGGTTTAACAGTTGGCTGAGCCCCATCCTCACTAACGAATGACATGTACACGACTTCCACTTGGAGAACAGCTTATCAAGAAACTATCAATCCAATAGGTGTTCCTGAGGATAGTTGGGTGGTTCCAGATACTGTTCGGAATGCTGATGTGCTAGCTCCTGAATCAAGACGAGGAgcaggaaggagaagaaaacgcAGGTATGAGACAGTTGAAGACAAGATCCGTTCATCGCAAGGAGCTCAAGAAAAAAAGAGGCGCAGGTGCAGTCGATGTGGCGAAGATAATCATAACAGGGCTACGTGTGACAGAGCCATTTAGACATGTCTttgttttggattttcttgtttttcattATGGTGTTTGTTACTCGATTTGCTTTGTTTACTTGCTTCTGGATTTTCTTGTGGTTTACTTGATTTTATGCAATCATTCCTTGATTTTTTGCAATGTTATCTATTTGACAATAAGTTGTAAACTGAAGCTGATCAATAGGTTTCTCTGCAACCTTTACTCTTTAATCATTATACTATAAATTGAAGCTAGCTTTGAAATACAGAAATCAAACAATAAGTAATAGATTGTGAACTGAAGCTGATTATAAAGCCAACGATTGAAAACAAGAATCCATGGAGTGTATATTAGTCGAtcataatgaaaacaaaacaatactGCAAACTTAAGAGATTCTGAACCCATCAAACTCAGACAACAAGCAACCGATCACTAGAACTTGCTCAGGCACTAAGAGAAGTCCATATTCCTACGATTGCTCCTACCACTACCATAGCCACCGTCGCTATCTTTAGCTTCTGTTTCATCTCCTGTGAAACTCTAGCAAACTCCAAGTCTACCTTTTCTTTAAGCTTTTCGGACATCTCATGTTCAACTCTAACCATCTCGGATTTCACCTTTTCCATAACCCTTTCTTCAAACATCGTAATCCCTTGAGCAACCCTCTTATGTTTCACATCCACCATCCGAATCACCTCAATCAAAGCTTCATCAATCCATTTAAATAGATGATTCTCAGTTTTTCTCTAtcgcaaaagaaacaaaaatcagtCAGTTTTGTATTTTGAACTGTAAATGTAAGTGATATAGTTTGGTTTAATATGCAACACGAAATCGAAACAGGGACTTACATCTCTTGCAATTTCGCATTGGTAGAATCGTCGATACCTATTCTCCGCCGTCGATGAACCAAACGTGGTTATGCCCTTGCCACACCAACATCTTGTAGGCACACCATGAGTAGAGATTCGAGGAAAACGAGCAGAAGATGTTGACGAACTGGTCATTGTGATTTCGTTGCTAGATTCCCAGGATTCGCAGAGAAAGAACACCAATCCCCTTTTCTCTCTACTTTACTTTCTTAAGTTTcgacaaatgaaaagaaaatcacGTGTTTGGGGGTGTGTGGATCCGGGTTTAGGGTCGGGTTTTAAACATTTTCTGGTGGGCCTAGTGGGTATAAATCGTAATTGGGTTATACTCTATAACACTTATATTGGCTGCTAAAATACTACACTCTAATACACTAAAATCGACATCTGAGAACTATATGTagacaaaatttgaaaatactaatCTGTAAAACATATCTTAGTAATCAATTAAAATCGTCATGTTACACACTatattgtaaattgttaaacacATAATTCTTATTTACTCTTGTTAAATACTACACCCTATaacatgatttagggtatagggtttgaacCAAATCGAATTTAGGGGTTAATATCTTGCacatttgcattgttttaactcTTCATTCTTGCATGTTTTGGTCATTTAGATTAGGGATTATGcattttagtttcctttttgcattgcataagtctttatcaggtgttgAAGTGTCCATTGGAGTTCTTGGAGGTACTTGTAAGCATTTGGGATCAAAAAGGGAATGGAAAGTGTTGTTTGAGCGAGTAGAGCACCGGAGCGGGCAATGGGAGCGACCTACGACACCCACTCCAGACGAAACGAAGGCAGTGCGACCTCTTGCAGTGGGGTTTGGCACCCGCTCTGAACCAACACCCCGTCGACATCTCTCGAGAATGGGAGCGACCAAGACGGAGCAAGGTCCGCAGCCCGCCCCCAAAAAGAAGAAATGAAGTTGGTATTTGGAGCGACGTCCCGAAGCGGGGTGAGGCACCCGCTCCAAGCTCAACCTCTCGTCGACAACTTTCAAGAAGTGGAGCGACCATGGGGAGCGAGGACCGCAACCCGCGTGCAAAATTGAAGAAACGAAGCTGGCATtcggagcgacgtctcgcagcgggGTGAGGCACCCGCTCTGGAAGCAGAGCGACCTGGTGGAGCGACCTCACACACCCGCGCGCGTTTCTCTTCTTCTGGAAGCAGAGCGACCTGGGGGTTTGAACCGTAATGAATTTAGGGGTTTCAACtcgtttttatttaaaatttaaattataataacaaCTAACAACAACAATTAATCATGAACTCAAATAAATTAGATAGGgttcaaaccctataccctaaatcacTTAACATATCAGTTTTGAAACATAAACAATAATCATGAACTGAAATAGTAGATCagttttaaaacaataacaGTAGTGCATGAATTGAAATGATAAACCACAAACTATCAAAGACAACAATCATGAACTCAAAAGAGTTCAACCGTTTTTTCCGGAGCACGCTTTGGAGGCTTAAATGTGGACATTCGATACTGCAAGGCCTCATCATTTGCTGCTTCCCAAAGATCAAACGCTATCTTGTGTCGGGCTTCTTGGATGTTCTCGTCATTCACCAAAGAGAAATCTAAACCAAGTAGATGGCACTCTATGAACTTCAACGAATAAGCACCATAATCATTGAGTAGATGTCGTAGCAGCAGCTGGAGTAGGAGTATAAGCCGGAGCAGCACCATGAGTCCGAGTATAAGCCGGAACACCAATCTGAGTCTGAGATGAAAGGATCGTATGCTCTAATTTGGTAAACCGGTCTTCAATTAAGTCGCGTACCTCAAGCCCTAAGGCAGTAAAAGAAGACTTAAACATAACCTGGATATAGGACTTCATTCCCTCTTCAAGATCTCTGTATTTGTCGGTTGATCTTTGGCAAAGTAACCTCTTCCTTGACTCGGCTCCAATATCCTGATACtggttctttctcttctttgcaGGAGACACATGGGCGgtttctatttcttcttctattcCACAGTCACTTGTTTCTCCAGCCTCTTCTTCCTTTGAACCATCTTCCTCAGAACTGTACGCATATGGTTGTACATTTTCCTGATAACCCCAAACATGCTTACTCCATTCATACTTCTTTCTGTACATGTCAATGATCAGATCGACCCTTTCGTCATTCATCTCATTGTCTCGTTCAAACCCAGCATCAACAATGATATTGCCATTTTCAGTTGAAGAGATGTATGGAGACACAACTCCCTGCAAAAAAACAAAGTACAAAAGTTAAACACAAACATTAAGAATCATGAAATGCAATCACATTAATTAAAGGAATCAGAACTTACAGTGGATGCAAAATCAGACTCAATTTCTGCATCTCATGCTAGTGACGCCTTCTCTGAGCTTCTCACCCAAAAGAGACCCGATGTCTGGAAAAGCCTCCATCAACCAAATTTGAAGTGCATACTAGAATCCATCTATGACATAACTGTTCTGTGTCTTCACTTTATCCCTAGCTTCGGTAATGGTAGTCACAAGCGCATCAAAAGAATGAAGACCCGACAGAAATTTTCTCATCTTATCGAAATCCATCACCAGCTTGATGTACTTGTGTGGGATGCACACCTTCTCATCCTTCGCCATAACCAGACCAGCAATCACACACAAATACACCATCCTCAGCCTATCAACATGAGACCATGTATTACAAGATTTCAGATGCACCTTCCTGATTTGCTGTAGGctaatttttccttttctccgCAGCAACTTACTCCAAAACCATTTATCACCTCTCCAGTTATCAATATCCAAGTCAGGCTCGTCGTCTTTATATTTCAGACCAGTGATCGCATGGAATTCTTGCATTGAAAATCCGAGAGCCCTCCTAGCAAAATGG
This Brassica napus cultivar Da-Ae chromosome C6, Da-Ae, whole genome shotgun sequence DNA region includes the following protein-coding sequences:
- the LOC125588355 gene encoding uncharacterized protein LOC125588355; protein product: MHIYASCGVWKFDPCKGWGFAFDKEKGGRVLAVELTSSFEDLRTTTFEDFGIDQNDVELELSYLPMELISTIDCPPVIIGKDRQVKNFLTYVRGKASTKLCVSISPANGNSDNIELDGEQSKSPFRELGEPSSFSPRDGIASSSESRKDVEDECNSNASEEDKDVDLCGKEDDRGKSVRFSLKDVVKRGETFQNKSKLKAALEMSAMKNNFDYKVVNSDRKLWYIRCVDNKCKWSVRSEGLSGSTYFIIKNYVADHTCAASNMNNGCQTASAKTIGSLIMHRYDGVKEGPKANDIIHIMRMEHGCEISKSLAWDAREYAISLVIGIPEQSFDKILKYLHMLKEANPGTHTFYETDVDGKFRFLFVSFGQSV
- the LOC125588356 gene encoding uncharacterized protein At4g04775-like, with the protein product MTSSSTSSARFPRISTHGVPTRCWCGKGITTFGSSTAENRYRRFYQCEIARDRKTENHLFKWIDEALIEVIRMVDVKHKRVAQGITMFEERVMEKVKSEMVRVEHEMSEKLKEKVDLEFARVSQEMKQKLKIATVAMVVVGAIVGIWTSLSA